In Hylaeus volcanicus isolate JK05 unplaced genomic scaffold, UHH_iyHylVolc1.0_haploid 12237, whole genome shotgun sequence, the genomic stretch TGAACTGGCAGACCTGTTCCTAAATTACCAAGTATTCTTTATTGAGAAAAAAAGACAATTGAAATGAAGACGAAATTTCAAGTTATTGAACACATTCGTCCATATAAAATCAATAGGCAGtgaattcattattcaaaaaaatacGTGGATGTTTTTTCGAGgttcatgattttttaaaattgaccCCTTGGTATTAATTGTCTTTaccttattttttcataaaagtttTGTGTAGatcaacaaaaagaaaatggataaCGAATGCTTGGAATCAAATAGTTCATGTGTTCTATTCTTGCCAATATGCAACCCACACATAAGAGACAAATGTTTTTGTTAGTGAGTaccaaaatcaattttttgttgaatcACAAGTACCActtttacacattttatttacaatttactaAGGAAATTTAGATAGCATTATGTGAATCATTCTGAGTAATCCACCGTGATGATGTTTGTTGTGCCAAGTACCGTCTCTGTTCGCTTATCTCCTAATTTTAGTATAGAATCACACAAAAATATCAGGAAACATTGTAAAAAGAAGAGTTGTAAGAGAGAGTCAAAAGACTTGGTGTATCGTTAAATGTTCTGCCAACACATCATTTTCTGAAAACTGTTATTTAGCTGAAATGCTGAATAGtaccttaaataaataatggaggtaaaaaatattaactgcTTCTTTGTACGTTAAgaactttttctataaatttgacTTTCCGTCAATTTGAGATGGctgtcattttattaaaataaggaAATCCAATCATGAAGCatctaaaaaaacatttttcaaagagtATTTTTTTCGACTATGAAATGTTACCCTGTTAACAAAACTACAAATGACTAGTACCGTtcaatacatttaaaaatggcgGAGACAAGactttaaaatgttatttttttatgtacatttaaaagttttaaaaaaaaattacacaactataaaatatccaaattaaaaaaattaagttctTAATTGATGTTTCCCTTCACTATTTGTTTCTGTTGTTCAATgagtaagaaaattaaaaaaaaggctTCATTTCAAAGTCTTCTAGCATAACACGCTGAAATCTTACTAGAACAAAACTATTggcttttaaaataaacaaacacgAAATCGAGCGATACATTTCACTTTATGAATTGTTTTACAACTGTATCAAAACATATACACACTAAGCGTGTGTTTTAATAATCagttagaaaagaaaagagtttttttttgttcatctGTTTCCCAggctatttttaattgtaaacgtCACGTTCTTCGGCTCAGATAAACAAATGTGTTTGTGTTCTGCAACATTAAGCGTGCAAGGAAAATCCTAATGAAAAGAgtaaaaaaactatataaataaaaaaaaaaaaaacatttactttaaGACTCCAAATTTTCCACTTCGAAACAAAAGATTTACAAAATGGCACGGAAAATTGAGTTTTGAAAATCGCATTACAATCGGATGGGGGATGGGAATTCTGATAAAGAGCAAAGGGTAGCTttgtttccaataaaataaagtctAATATCGGAAGGTTTGGTGTAATAGCAACCGAAATGGAGTGAATTCCCAATGCCTTCACAATGGAACCTGTGAGAGGCTGTGTCTGCCACATAACTAACGAAGTGACTCCCTCCTGGTGCGAATTCCTCATGATTCCTTGCTCGTTAAGGCTTAATTGCTTGACATAAACAGGAGAACCTTCAGAGGAAATGTCAGCCAATGTATAAAGACCATCAAAAAGAGACTCTACAGTATTCTTTTCCGTTACATTGCTACTGAATCCACGAACATTATAAAACGcttgaaaatcaaaataattttttatcacaACAAACTAGAATGGGTAAGAAAACCTGgaaattttttcgaattttctgtGCTATGTCGTTGTATAAAAGGGTTACAAATgggaatatttaattgaattcgatAACAGATTTGACTTATtgttttctaaacaaaaaaaaagccattgttaattttcgaatgaattgtcactaagaaaaatatatgggCCTGAAATGCGTCTGCATAAAAGGCAGCGCTTTATTAGCTTTAAGtaaaagtgtaataaaatagCATGTCCAATAGAGTCAAAAGAAACAAGTTTTAGTACCGACCGAGTCGTAAAAGGATAAATCCTTTGAACGCCTTAGTACTGTCTTAACAAGATCATTTGGAAGGTGGCTTGCTTGAGAAATTATAGGAGGTGCGGCTCCTTTAGAACCATCTATTCCTAACTGTGAAGCTAAAAAAGTAAATGCGTTTTCTAAACGAGTCACAAATGGTTGAAATTCTAATGTATCGACATGAGGTGTTATAGCAGAAGCTACGCTATCCTACCAGattaatcaaaaaaaaaaataaataacaaatttttcaaacgaataaaaaaataagcattacatgaattttaagtGTGGAGGACTGCAGTTGCTTTGTAATGTTTGATAATATCATATTATCGACTCCATGGATCACGGGGTCACCCACAGCTTTTAAGAAAGATTTCGCGGATGAACATCTAATTTTACCACTACACAAAGCTTCCTGAGCTCTTAGTAAAAAAGTctaaatgacaaataaaagtgtttaaaaCATTAAGAAGAGAGaccttttttaattagtttaacGTCTTAGTATTGAGGCATACTTTTTAATACCTGCGGGTCATTTAACGCAGCATTAAAGCGATACAATGgagaaaattttacatttccttTTGATAATGGCAGGTGTTCAGTAAAATTAGAACCTATATgtgtttgatttaaaagtaGGGGATGCGATTTAAATTGAGATTTGTAGAGATGAGTTTTTTGTTGTAACTCTCGAACTgcacaaaaaaaataacgttaaCAATAGTATCTCTtctcattaaattttttttatttatcacaaCTTAGTCAAAACGATGTGACATTTAACGCTATggttttgaaaaatagaaacttactGTCGATCGCCATGATTGAATttgcgtaataaataaaaaagaaaaataaggtTTTTTTTCGTGTCATTTCTTCTTATTTGTAACAGTAAACTGTTGTGCTAATTATTCTACCtaaaacaatattatcaaGTGCTTTGTCATTTGCACACACTCGCGAGTTAAAATACAGAACGTtacaatgtttcaattttttaatcgagcCACTCTCGactcaaataaattattaaaattgaataataaaaagcaCTAGATTTAATTGATGGTGAAGCatccaaaaattattaacgaatgGTTTTCCGGTTTGTGTtttgaagatttaaaaaacttgTGTCAACAAAGCTATTGTCCACGTAAACCCGAAAAATTGAACGAGCAAGATGCTTTGAGGAAACTCCAATCAAAAAACTCTAAGGAAAACACTAATTATAGAGTGAAATTAGgcttgttaatttttattgcgtATGTTTACAAGTTTTTATggattgaaataataaatgtaatgtttaaataatatgtacttCTCAGAGAAATAAGCGagcaaaaaaggaaacaaatacgatacagtttttcaaaaataagatACAATGCATTTGGGAAATATTTAAGTTTAACTTgtgctttaaatattttatcattttacatTCTTAACTTATATAGAAAACGTgtacttgattttttttttaatttactttaattaaaaaaaaattgttgtgcggtttttttatttttttattttaaataaattaaatgtggTCTCAtgcattttcgaaaattaataagaataataaattcaggatcagatgtttaataaaatataaacacatgTGGCGAGGTGGccattacaaatttcaaacgttttttgattcagtttaattttttttaactagaggtttaattaaaagtattataggttcaatttatatataaagatgAATTTCAAAAACAGTAAAAgcaattttgaaactttgtcaCCGATTGCCGAGAAAAAACAAGGCGGAgttttatcagaaaaaaatgtgttatttTTGACGTTTTTAATGATCGGTTGTTTACAACTTGGTGGTTGGAATGCTTTAATATGCGCCTTAACTCCTTTAGAAACATTTACCGGGTATGAGAAAATCCCAGTTGTATTAAGATGGACATATGGTGTTATCCTTTTTGCgggaaatgttttattattcaaatattcttttgtcAACAAACCAAGTTTGTATTGTGGAATCGCATCAGTTCCGGTATCGCTAGGTCTATTTGCAATCGTCTTTTCATGGTTTCCTTCAGCATCTATGTTTTTATGTCCGATCATTACAATTATGTTGACGTGTGGATCTGTTTTAATCGGTAGTGCAGGTTTTGGTTATGCGGCTCAACTTCCGCAAGATCACAGTGGTATCATGTCATCGGGGTTAGGTTTTTCAGGTATTCTTATTTATGTTATCTGGACACTTTGTCGTTTAGTTTTTACAATTGAAACGCCTTCTCAGCTTGCTATTCCTTTatggatttttttctttattattctacTCATTACAATCGTTTGCTATGTTCTTATTTCTAAAGCTTTTGAAGGAGAACAATTGAGTGCAGTTGAAGCAGGAACGAAAACTTCAACGGATGCTGCCGATACAGAGGCTTCAATAAGTGGTGTGGAAGATGATTTTGTGAATGGAGGCTATagatgtattttaaataaagcttGGATTATGGGAATTCCAACatttcaagtattatttatttcacttctTATTTTTCCTCTAGTTGGACCAGTTGAATGGCAAAAGCGTcagattattaaaaacatagaTCTCTTTATAGGTATTTTCGTTGTAGGTGACTTATTTGGAAGATTTTTACCAAATTTTGTGAACGCATTAATGGTTAATCAAAGAAACGTGCATATTATATCAAAtgcacgtttaatttttatcctaacattttttttgccaataataaaaaacgttCCTAAATTTTTTACTAACCCACTTTTAACTTTTCTGAATATGTTTTTAATGGCCCTTACCAGTGGATGGATGAGTACATGCTCTTTTGTAAAAACGATTGAAACTGTTAATGGAGACGAAgctaagaaaaaaatatcaacattcTGTTTATGTTGTGTTGCCCTTTCTATTCTTTTAAGTCAGGGTCTTAGTATTCCTATGTCTTTCctcattgaaaaattaagatgaaaacaaagttttattaaatttttttttttttgtcaatttattttattttatgagtgtaaacttttatattttttttttattttttttcttctgctaTATTGGTGaaacgttatttaaaaataaggaaaaaaggTTTTAGTAAATGAATactaatgttatttttaaaattttatagaaagcgtttatagaattttaaacCTTTACgtgttaagaaaaattatgtaaatgttcaaaaatgCTTCAATTGTACCGCGCGAAAAATtggtaacaaaaaaaagtatttacaaaGAAGGGAACaacattctatttaataaagaagttttatttattaaaaggtcactgtgaaattgaaaaaaatttaattcataaattaagcGATGATTTAATGAAAACGGACCCGTtctctattaaaaaaacaaattttttaataataaatactttgaCTGGTTAAAAACAACcttgatttataaatacaaaatagtCTTGTATTAAACCAAAACttcttatttaataaaacaaaagtattaTGCATCTGAGATGAGAGCGCCTATGTACAAGGCATTTGACATTGAGAGAATAGACAATATCTTCaggtattaaaaaaagacaataacacaaaaaaaaattcaagttggAGTAATAGTCAACAGTgatctattttctttttacgtgACTTACAAAACCACATGTCGTTACTTAagttattattctttttaatgtaTAGAAGcaatcaagtattttattaggtTCTCAATGAAGCTGAAAAAATGcaatactattttttttttaaatcaacatgaagcattatattttacacatatTTAACTAAGCATCGTGTTTTAAAAACATCCAGAGAAAATCcctttatttgttttattttgtccatGAAATCATCgtcaaaatttttgtttcttttgcgATTGagatgaagttttaaaaacattaacaaaaaaaaaactattaggTGTTACTTTATCTTATTATTTTGTCATGAATACattattttggtttttttttcgatacCGGTTTCAAAATCTGcgaaaaaattgaacacaAAAAGAAGgatttatgaaaagaaaagaaattgatttattttacttgaaatgAACACATTAGTGTTTCATCCACAGACATCATAGCACCAGCGTTATCGAATTCACCACAATAATTGGGAGCACTGAAAAGGGTTACTAAGCGGCGCTTAGCGAAAAACTCGTATCCATCTTCGACAACCTACAtggaagataaaaataaagtaacagtaaattttcaatatcaaCAACATAAACTCATGATTCTTTTCAAACCACAAAACTGAATTTTAGTTAATCATTAGACTAACTTGGTGAGCACGACAAATTAAATCAAGATCgtgttttcgaagaaaattatgaacAATATCCGCACCAAAGGTAAAAGACACTCCACGGTCATTATCACCCCATCCAGAAGAGTTTTTCTCTGGATCACTCCATAATAAATCGCATAAAAGgcctaaaaatgaaaaaaagcattgtttaaaaaaaaaaagggtttatgtcattgaaatttattcttaaaacGCAACACTACACTGTTCTTGATgtttgaaagagaaacatttaccCGTGTCAGGGATATCTGTAGGGCGAATTATGCGACGTATTTGACTCATTTGGTTGAGCTCAGGAGAAAGACCACCATGCATACAGAAAATCTTTTCATCAATAATGGCAGCTACTGGAAGACAATTAAAGCAATCTGTGAAGgttttccataattttatactataaCGTCTTTTacctaaaaaaaatgaaaaaaaaataatttttgtttgaccattagattataaaaataagaaagaataaacagtttgtttaataatagtatactgattttctatgtaaaaaaaaggaaaacgtaCATTCATCGTAAAATCCATAAATACGATTAATAGATGCACATTCATGATTTCCACgaagcaaaaagaaattttcaggatattttattttataagctAAAAGTAAACATATTGTTTCTAATGACTGGCGGCCACGATCAACATAATCTCCTAAGAAAAGATAATTAACACTTGGAGGAAAACCAccatattcaaataaatgaagtaAATCATGGTATTGCCCGTGAATATCTCCGCATATTTTGATAGGAGATTCTAGTTCCAATAAAATAGGTTGCGACATAAAGACATCACGAGATAAAAGGCATAAACctttaatttcactttctaATAAATCAACTGCTTTTGCAGCTCGACATCCTCTTACACCGCGTAACCGTTCGATAATGGAGTCGATGTCAATACTAAGGGTATTTGTCATTTGAAGACAAATAAGAAGGTTTTAATTatagaggaagaaaaagattaTTGCTACCTAACACAAGTAtagacaaaaatagtaacacCAAGAAACAAAAcggattaaaatgaaaattgaaaaaaaaaaaaaaaaagaaataaaacgaaaaatgtcAAACTAGGAACGAATTGGAATGTTTTTAGAAATGAAAGTGAAGTCttcgttttttaaagaaaaagaatatttttcggtaaacaattttttgattttcttcggcaacttaatatttaaattcgattgtaGACATCGCAAGAATGTtttgttcttaaaaattttttactgccaagaacaaattaaacgattattttcacgtcgttaaaaacaaaaaaaaatttagaaggTTATGCAAGAccaaaaaaaatcaagaaaaatttgtcatttCTACATTGGTTAACGAGActatttctattgaaaaaaaaaaaaccaattaacataatttcatattttttttctcttttaatcaGTAATACCTTTCTTAAACTTcctttttaatataacaaaaaaaattaattaaatcgtttaataagaaaaatacataaagaaACATTCGATTGTTGTCGGCATGATATACGCATGATTCGTTTTTTGAAACCGGGTTTTTGTACATAGCTGTATATTCTAAGTTCAAAACAGATATGTCACAGATATTCTTTAAGGATGAGGAATAATGTCTAAATCCTTTGATCAAATTtgtggtttaaaaaaaaatttttctgcgTAGATTCGAAAACATGGATGcccgataaaataaaaattttctacgttttttttttaaattgttttatttaaaaaatgtttcattaaaaatattttaataatttaatcttttGTTGGTATTGACCAAAAGAAggataataaagaaaataaggcaagtttctttttagattCTATGATCAAAACGTAGTATTGAACAGCtgtttcgcaattttttttctctctttaaatataaatgttaacatGCTAAATAAAATAGCGTTTGTACCATTTTTTATGGTGTTATCTCCTTATCGAATTTTATAGAGATCAACATAATCagacaaaaaaatgatttttctttaaaaaaaaaacaataaactaGGCTGCGcgttaaacaatgtttaaaaaaataacaatatagaGATCACCTGTtgttaaaacataaaataattttcctttaaaaaacattttctttcttctattaAGCATGCATTCATCATTTTATGTGAatacggaaaaaaaaaatgttatgaaaCGTAGCCCGATTTAACATCATCTCtaatagaaaaaaacattaaaccacactagaaaaaaatttacgacCTCATTTCGagctttttataaaaaattgatatttctctTGTTACACCAATATTAAACTGGTCGAAACTGCATGACCAACAtgcttaaaaaatgaaatcagttacttttcaaattttttttctaaacataAGTGAAACCCGGTTTTTGTTTAAGATTCATAGTATCCAGCACTTCACATTAGttcatattcattattttatcatataGTACACTCACATTTAGTAAaagaattcaagaaatttaatgACCTCTAAAAtggaaattgatttaaaaaaaaataaaagtagcaTATTGAACAAAACTCAACGTAATACAAAGGAAATCGCAATACTTCTTTTACTTTACACCGTTCAAGGAATTCCTATAGGACTCTCAACGTCTATAGTTTTTTTGTTACAAGGTTACGTGTCTTATAAAGATCTTGGACTTTTTTCCTTGGTCACTCTCCCATTTAGGTAGCTGTAGaacgttattttatattttgcttacaatattcctttaaataaaattttttttgggggggcattatagtttaaaaatattttgggCACCTCTAGttgattctttttatattgaGAGGATAGGAAGGCGTAAAACATGGATCATAGGTGTTCAAGTTgagaaaaaaacagaattctgaatttatttttaaaccttGGTGTTATAGACattatcttttcttgttaTGTTTTGGGCTGGTTATCCCTCTTCCGTTGATTCATGGTTAGGGTATGCGAATACTACACAGGGTCAAGGGAAGCCAAATGTTTCTAATCTAATACTTTACTTTGTTGTCCTTTTTGTCTTAATGTCAACACAggtatgtttttgttttttttgaaaaataagtcAATCTTCGTCGCattacaaaagaattaaatttgttttttttgatCTAAGGATATTGTAGTTGACGGATGGTCTTTAACGTTACTCTCTAAAGAGAATCGCTATTTATCATCCACCTGCAACATTGTTGGTCAAATGTTAGGGGTCTCGATTTCAAATGTGATTTTCTTAGCTCTAAATGATCCTAGTAAAAAAGAGCGTTTTGACTGAAATGGCAGAGACAGTGTTATGTTGTGGTCTATTCATTAAACAGAAACATGTAATCGGTGGATACGAACGTCTCCTTCCTCTGATCCGATTGTCACTTTAGGATCTTTCTTAAGGTAAGACAAAAgtagctttttcttttttttaacaaaaagaatgcttttttttgatTGTGTTATGTGGAAAATATAGAATCTGTAGCTACGTTGTtgttttttcaacaattttagcATCTTTTTTTCCCGaatattgtatgtaattttttttcttcacaaTGTTAGCTTCTcgtaaacgtttttttttcattgggaTGCagcgttaaaaaatgaaaaatcggaTACTGATAAGGAAGAATATCCACATTCGGAATTtccttatgaaaaaaaatctattGCTTCCACTTATAAACAGCTCTTTTCTTTATTGTCAATAGCACCAGTACGAAGTCTTAGCCTGGTTCTTTTATCAGGACGGGTTGCTTTCGGAACACTTGAATCGGTGTTTCCTTTAAAGGTAAAGAGAACACATGTTTTATTGCGAATTTCGACTTTTTataacttaataaaatattttaagcttGTTGAAGCCgggttaaaaaaagaacaattggCATTCTTGACATCTTTACTACTACCTATAAATTTTCTGTCCCCCATTATCGTgagttgaaaaatttatcaatGTTAATATGGAATGTattaaaagaatcattttaactaaagaaatttttttttgatggaattgtttttatgttgtcatttttatttaaagattaGCCGAGTGGTTCACGGACATAATTCTCTATCTCTGTATTTAGTGGGATGGCGATTTCGCGTTTGTATAGGCTTTTTATCCTTATGTatgttgttttattaaattttatacaaagtttattttttttattatgcacAGGTTTCATATGGCTTACTAGAATAGTGTATGAAAcctttgttttaaatacagCCTCCACCATTTTGATAAATAGTCTGATAATGCTTATGTTAGCTTTACAAACTATTTGTACagatttaatgttttcatcccaagtaattatttttccggAAATTTcacgtgtatttatttaattttttatatgttgaATTTTCTCGTTAGGTGTCATTTTTCGCTCACGTTGCTGATTCCAATATAGGTGGAACATATatgacttttttaaatacggTTACGAATATCGGAGCAaaggtaatttgaaatttttttttttttcttactaaaTAGAATCTTGTACTTTAAATTCTTACCTTCTAGTGGCCTTCGTTTTTAGCTTTACTAACCcttgatatttttgaaaaacttttgGGAGCCAAAGGCTATGTTAtacaacatttaatttttacatttctggGACATTTATGGTATAAAAGAGCTACCTCGGCTCTCTATTATTTAGAGCAGTGTCCTCTTGATAAATGGAAAACACTTAATTAATACACAAACCTTCCACttatcaaacaaatatttatttttttcatgaagtaattttttttttatcaatcaTTTTGTCTTactgaaaatgttttaaagtacCACAATTGTCTTGCTAGTTTTCTATCGAAACCGTTTTGAGCTTATTTCCCTTATCTAAGGAATTCACTAAGcttcatttcttaattttaaaacaaaattctcacaaggacaaaaaaaatacgttttctaATGACTAGTTATCTTTGTATTCCAAAACTTAGTGTAGCCCTCGACGGCAACTACTAGGACGAAGCATTATTAGAAGGGCAGTCTCCGTGTTACCTTGCTtgagtgtgaaataatttttaataaaaaaaaaaaaatttctttttttttataaaataacaaattaattataatgaataaCATTTCACACTAGAGgactttgttattttatggCTAACGCGAATCGTCTGAGCaacaagtttttaaaaatagttttaagCGAATTTTCATCTTGTTCAACTTAAGTTGTACTGATGCTAACAATCGGTagtacgttttaaaaataaatgaggcAAAAAGATAGTTAAAGTAGACGATTCATACGCATTAGACCTCCGCGCCTTATGTGATCACACTGGCCCACGCTttagtatgtttttttttaaaaaaacagttttGAAGAGTGAATTTTTTACtctaaaaattctctttttaaattttttttattgaaatattctatcTTAATTCATTCTCTATTGAGTTAGGATGATGATATTTGACGTGGGATGCCGTTGTACTATTGTTTTGGCAACGtcttttaatttactttttgtgTGCATTGTTGTACTAGTAGTAAAAGAATCTAGCGAAATGGATGTAAATGGTGTAGATAATTTTAACCAATGTCTTTCTTTACGCATTTGTTCAGCCACAGTCAAATGTTTATATGAAAGCCTTCAAGATGTGATTGCGAATcaaaacaaacttttatcACCGGACGCGAATTCAACGTATGTAGCACACAAAAAACGTGATTCATTCACAAATCCAGTTTtacaaggaaaagaaaagtttaatttctcaatacaacgagaaaaaaatattcctaatGAACTGTGGAACCGGTTTTACGACAATGAAAACATGAGGTTTCTTCATTATCATCATATAACAATAATgggaatgaattttttagcgacattaaatgaaaaacaagtACGTCGcttttttaagcttttaacTGCTAATCGTTACTCGGATCAACTAGTTCCATTGATCTcaaaaatactacaatgtaAAGAACCTTTTTTCATGACTCAAAcaggagagaaaaagaaaaactttttcaagtttttaacTGTTCATCGAATATCAGAAACAAAACGTATGTGTTTTAAACGGCCGAAACCCACAGTGTCAAAGAATGTTTCAATTCTGTCCAATATGGAACTCGTAGCATTGATTAATAGGTTGACCGAAAAACAATTAACACACATCCCTCTGACACTGGAAGCTTTTGAGATACAAACAAATGTAAGCTTATTTTCAATAGCAAGCTAAGCTTATTTCGGCTTGCGTCGACccacgttttaaaaaattcaagatacATTATTGATTCTTGTTCTCTGtatgatttaaa encodes the following:
- the LOC128883914 gene encoding acetyl-coenzyme A transporter 1-like isoform X1, producing the protein MTSKMEIDLKKNKSSILNKTQRNTKEIAILLLLYTVQGIPIGLSTSIVFLLQGYVSYKDLGLFSLVTLPFSLKIFWAPLVDSFYIERIGRRKTWIIGVQTLSFLVMFWAGYPSSVDSWLGYANTTQGQGKPNVSNLILYFVVLFVLMSTQDIVVDGWSLTLLSKENRYLSSTCNIVGQMLGVSISNVIFLALNDPKTCNRWIRTSPSSDPIVTLGSFLRICSYVVVFSTILASFFPEYSLKNEKSDTDKEEYPHSEFPYEKKSIASTYKQLFSLLSIAPVRSLSLVLLSGRVAFGTLESVFPLKLVEAGLKKEQLAFLTSLLLPINFLSPIIISRVVHGHNSLSLYLVGWRFRVCIGFLSLCFIWLTRIVYETFVLNTASTILINSLIMLMLALQTICTDLMFSSQVSFFAHVADSNIGGTYMTFLNTVTNIGAKWPSFLALLTLDIFEKLLGAKGYVIQHLIFTFLGHLWYKRATSALYYLEQCPLDKWKTLN
- the LOC128883914 gene encoding acetyl-coenzyme A transporter 1-like isoform X2; this translates as MTSKMEIDLKKNKSSILNKTQRNTKEIAILLLLYTVQGIPIGLSTSIVFLLQGYVSYKDLGLFSLVTLPFSLKIFWAPLVDSFYIERIGRRKTWIIGTLSFLVMFWAGYPSSVDSWLGYANTTQGQGKPNVSNLILYFVVLFVLMSTQDIVVDGWSLTLLSKENRYLSSTCNIVGQMLGVSISNVIFLALNDPKTCNRWIRTSPSSDPIVTLGSFLRICSYVVVFSTILASFFPEYSLKNEKSDTDKEEYPHSEFPYEKKSIASTYKQLFSLLSIAPVRSLSLVLLSGRVAFGTLESVFPLKLVEAGLKKEQLAFLTSLLLPINFLSPIIISRVVHGHNSLSLYLVGWRFRVCIGFLSLCFIWLTRIVYETFVLNTASTILINSLIMLMLALQTICTDLMFSSQVSFFAHVADSNIGGTYMTFLNTVTNIGAKWPSFLALLTLDIFEKLLGAKGYVIQHLIFTFLGHLWYKRATSALYYLEQCPLDKWKTLN
- the LOC128883914 gene encoding acetyl-coenzyme A transporter 1-like isoform X3, producing MFWAGYPSSVDSWLGYANTTQGQGKPNVSNLILYFVVLFVLMSTQDIVVDGWSLTLLSKENRYLSSTCNIVGQMLGVSISNVIFLALNDPKTCNRWIRTSPSSDPIVTLGSFLRICSYVVVFSTILASFFPEYSLKNEKSDTDKEEYPHSEFPYEKKSIASTYKQLFSLLSIAPVRSLSLVLLSGRVAFGTLESVFPLKLVEAGLKKEQLAFLTSLLLPINFLSPIIISRVVHGHNSLSLYLVGWRFRVCIGFLSLCFIWLTRIVYETFVLNTASTILINSLIMLMLALQTICTDLMFSSQVSFFAHVADSNIGGTYMTFLNTVTNIGAKWPSFLALLTLDIFEKLLGAKGYVIQHLIFTFLGHLWYKRATSALYYLEQCPLDKWKTLN
- the LOC128883914 gene encoding acetyl-coenzyme A transporter 1-like isoform X4, with the translated sequence MVRDIVVDGWSLTLLSKENRYLSSTCNIVGQMLGVSISNVIFLALNDPKTCNRWIRTSPSSDPIVTLGSFLRICSYVVVFSTILASFFPEYSLKNEKSDTDKEEYPHSEFPYEKKSIASTYKQLFSLLSIAPVRSLSLVLLSGRVAFGTLESVFPLKLVEAGLKKEQLAFLTSLLLPINFLSPIIISRVVHGHNSLSLYLVGWRFRVCIGFLSLCFIWLTRIVYETFVLNTASTILINSLIMLMLALQTICTDLMFSSQVSFFAHVADSNIGGTYMTFLNTVTNIGAKWPSFLALLTLDIFEKLLGAKGYVIQHLIFTFLGHLWYKRATSALYYLEQCPLDKWKTLN